Proteins encoded together in one Deinococcus irradiatisoli window:
- a CDS encoding ferritin-like domain-containing protein, which produces MNRREALGTLGKLGLGAAALGLGGSALAVPAKNIDADVLNFALNLEYLEAAFYAAAVGRLSEVRAIGGNAPIALPANLPAGGMQFKDSNVQAYVNSIADDEIEHVKFLHGALGAAAVARPLLDLSSAFDAAGQAASGGAIKGFNPYTNELFFLHGAFIFEDVGVTAYNGAATLLTNPDYLQAAASILAAEAYHAGSIRTFLLQSKDIVAAAGLTVEQIVNAISALRAKVGGGKDKGLTENSKAVLLPDNAYGGAFARTTREVLNIVYLAPDAHKGGFFPAGLNGAIK; this is translated from the coding sequence ATGAACCGTCGTGAAGCGCTGGGCACTTTGGGCAAACTCGGTCTGGGCGCGGCAGCGCTGGGCCTGGGCGGCAGCGCGCTGGCCGTGCCGGCCAAGAACATCGATGCCGACGTGCTGAACTTTGCCCTCAACCTCGAATACCTCGAAGCCGCTTTCTACGCGGCGGCGGTGGGCCGCCTCAGCGAAGTGCGCGCCATCGGCGGCAATGCCCCGATCGCCCTGCCGGCCAACCTCCCGGCCGGTGGCATGCAGTTCAAGGACAGCAACGTGCAGGCTTACGTCAACTCGATTGCCGACGACGAGATCGAGCACGTCAAGTTCCTGCACGGTGCCCTGGGCGCGGCAGCGGTGGCCCGGCCCCTGCTCGACCTCTCCTCGGCCTTCGATGCGGCGGGCCAGGCGGCCTCGGGCGGCGCGATCAAGGGCTTCAACCCCTACACCAACGAGCTGTTTTTCCTGCACGGCGCCTTCATTTTCGAGGACGTGGGCGTGACCGCCTACAACGGCGCGGCCACCTTGCTGACCAACCCGGACTACCTGCAGGCCGCAGCCAGCATCCTGGCCGCCGAGGCATATCACGCCGGCAGCATCCGCACCTTCCTGCTCCAGAGCAAGGACATCGTGGCGGCAGCGGGCCTGACCGTCGAGCAGATCGTCAACGCCATCAGCGCCCTGCGCGCCAAGGTCGGCGGCGGCAAGGACAAGGGCCTGACCGAGAACAGCAAAGCGGTGCTGCTGCCCGACAACGCCTACGGCGGCGCCTTCGCCCGCACCACCCGCGAAGTCCTCAACATCGTCTACCTGGCGCCCGACGCCCACAAGGGCGGCTTCTTCCCGGCCGGCCTCAACGGCGCCATCAAGTAA
- the meaB gene encoding methylmalonyl Co-A mutase-associated GTPase MeaB: MPAESNRAGGAEAQPEVHPLAAPLVAGHRRALARAITLAESSRPDHQQEAQRLLAEVLPHAGRSVRIGLTGVPGVGKSTFIEALGLHLTGAGHKVAVLAVDPSSQRTGGSIMGDKTRMPGLTADPNAFIRPSPSGGALGGVARRTREAITLCEAAGHDVILIETVGVGQSETQVAAMTDVFVLLTLPNAGDELQGLKRGIMERADVCVVNKADTDPAATNRAQSELAAALHLLTPRLADWQPRVLQSSALRGRGLEEVWAAVQDFMSSPERVERKRRAQTGTWFDDLLREAAWERLSAGIDVAELRRTRSQVLAGTLTPVQGVLNLMPPTGA; the protein is encoded by the coding sequence GTGCCCGCCGAATCGAACCGTGCGGGGGGAGCTGAAGCCCAGCCTGAGGTCCATCCGCTGGCGGCGCCGCTGGTGGCCGGGCACCGCCGGGCACTGGCCCGCGCCATTACCCTGGCCGAGTCGTCGCGGCCCGACCACCAGCAGGAGGCCCAGCGCCTGCTGGCCGAGGTGCTGCCCCACGCGGGCCGCAGCGTCCGCATCGGGCTCACCGGGGTGCCGGGGGTCGGCAAGTCCACCTTCATCGAAGCGCTGGGGCTGCACCTCACCGGCGCCGGGCACAAGGTGGCGGTGCTGGCGGTGGACCCCAGCAGCCAGCGCACCGGCGGCAGCATCATGGGCGACAAGACCCGCATGCCTGGACTGACCGCCGACCCGAACGCCTTCATTCGCCCGAGTCCCAGCGGCGGCGCGCTCGGCGGCGTGGCGCGGCGCACCCGCGAGGCCATCACCTTGTGCGAGGCGGCCGGCCACGACGTGATCCTGATCGAGACCGTTGGGGTGGGCCAGAGCGAGACGCAGGTGGCGGCCATGACCGACGTGTTCGTGCTGCTGACCCTGCCGAACGCGGGGGATGAGTTGCAGGGCCTCAAGCGCGGCATCATGGAGCGGGCCGACGTGTGTGTGGTCAACAAGGCCGACACCGACCCGGCGGCGACCAACCGGGCCCAGAGCGAACTCGCGGCGGCGCTGCACCTGCTCACGCCCCGCTTGGCCGACTGGCAGCCGCGCGTACTGCAGTCCTCGGCCCTGCGCGGGCGTGGCTTGGAGGAAGTCTGGGCGGCGGTGCAAGACTTCATGTCGAGCCCCGAACGGGTCGAGCGAAAACGCCGCGCCCAGACCGGCACTTGGTTCGACGACCTGTTGCGCGAGGCCGCCTGGGAGCGCCTGAGCGCCGGCATCGACGTGGCCGAGTTGCGCCGCACCCGCTCGCAGGTTCTGGCTGGAACGTTGACGCCGGTGCAGGGCGTTTTGAACCTCATGCCGCCGACTGGGGCTTGA
- a CDS encoding YciI family protein: MTQPPNPPLHVIIGTYTGTPEEVSQATPQHREWLDQHYRSGLFLASGRQSPPVGGVLLARGESAAHLEEVMRDDPFTKLGLATYQIIAFTPVKRHASFPYLQIPATE, encoded by the coding sequence ATGACCCAGCCCCCCAATCCACCTCTGCACGTGATCATCGGCACCTACACCGGCACCCCTGAGGAGGTGTCCCAGGCCACGCCGCAGCACCGCGAGTGGCTCGACCAGCACTACCGCAGCGGCCTGTTCCTGGCCTCGGGGCGGCAGAGTCCCCCGGTGGGCGGGGTGCTGCTGGCGCGCGGCGAATCGGCGGCGCACCTCGAAGAAGTGATGCGTGACGATCCGTTTACCAAGCTGGGCCTGGCGACCTACCAGATCATCGCCTTCACGCCGGTCAAGCGCCACGCCTCGTTTCCCTACCTACAGATTCCCGCCACCGAGTAA
- a CDS encoding DUF456 domain-containing protein — protein sequence MNWPFLVFLLAWLLGLVGTFVPAVPATLIIFLGMLAATFLAGFQWWPDLPLLLSFGVITVLISLIDNVASAWGARRFGGGKQAGWGALVGGLVGLFIPFGLLVGPLLGALLAELLLVRRPLLPAMRAAFGTVLGVLGGVAAKFVLHFLIGIYELWRLWSPAGS from the coding sequence GTGAACTGGCCTTTCCTGGTGTTTCTGCTGGCCTGGCTGCTGGGCCTGGTCGGCACCTTCGTGCCGGCGGTGCCGGCCACCCTGATTATTTTCCTGGGCATGCTGGCCGCCACCTTCCTGGCCGGCTTCCAGTGGTGGCCGGACCTGCCACTGCTGCTGAGTTTCGGCGTGATCACGGTGCTGATCTCGCTGATCGACAACGTCGCCTCGGCCTGGGGGGCCCGGCGCTTCGGCGGCGGCAAACAGGCCGGCTGGGGCGCTCTGGTGGGCGGTCTGGTGGGGCTGTTCATACCGTTCGGCCTGCTGGTGGGGCCGCTCCTGGGCGCCCTGCTGGCCGAATTGCTGCTGGTGCGCCGCCCGCTGCTGCCGGCGATGCGGGCTGCTTTCGGCACGGTGCTGGGCGTGCTGGGCGGGGTGGCGGCCAAGTTCGTGCTGCACTTCTTGATCGGCATCTACGAACTGTGGCGGCTGTGGAGCCCGGCGGGGAGCTGA
- a CDS encoding glutaredoxin family protein, with protein sequence MTLGDTLILYSRTGCHLCQDAEAHLAALGQAFTRVDIAGDAELERLYGWDVPVLTRGGVVIAKGVLGSARLRRVLGL encoded by the coding sequence GTGACGCTCGGAGACACGCTGATTCTGTATTCGCGCACCGGCTGCCACCTCTGTCAGGACGCGGAGGCCCACCTCGCGGCGCTGGGCCAGGCGTTTACGCGCGTGGACATCGCCGGCGACGCCGAACTCGAACGTCTCTACGGCTGGGACGTGCCGGTGCTGACACGCGGCGGAGTAGTGATCGCCAAGGGGGTGCTGGGGTCGGCGCGGCTGCGGCGGGTGCTGGGGCTGTGA
- a CDS encoding prolipoprotein diacylglyceryl transferase: MHPVFLQIGSFSIAWYGVLMTLGIFIGAVIGTRMVRQRGLNEQLFSDMILWPLVVGFIGARLTFVLTSWELFRDKSGLPLLYDIINIRQGGISIHGGLIFGVAMLYYMARRHRVNFYQYADMFVPGIGFAIVGGRLGNIMNGSDTVGRVTGWAVGYRWPDWARGFHDAMCNPATEENLVQYCKTINGQQVMTAPVHFTQLYGIIIGIILIVASAFWMRSRHPGWAFWQFWLWYSVLRAGWEETFRLNPLSPNIYLNEGLNNPGIGLLTLTQVLSIPLILLSIYMLWRVRRQPEVPFGEPAPASAQRVKS; this comes from the coding sequence ATGCATCCAGTCTTCTTGCAAATCGGCAGCTTTTCGATTGCCTGGTACGGCGTCCTGATGACGCTGGGCATCTTCATCGGGGCCGTGATCGGCACCCGGATGGTGCGGCAGCGCGGGCTCAACGAGCAGCTGTTCTCGGACATGATCCTGTGGCCGCTGGTGGTCGGCTTCATCGGCGCGCGCCTCACCTTCGTGCTCACCTCCTGGGAGCTGTTTCGTGACAAGAGCGGCCTGCCGCTGCTCTACGACATCATCAACATCCGCCAAGGCGGCATCAGCATTCACGGCGGCCTGATTTTCGGCGTCGCCATGCTGTACTACATGGCCCGGCGTCACCGGGTCAACTTTTACCAGTACGCCGACATGTTCGTGCCGGGCATCGGGTTTGCCATCGTCGGCGGGCGGCTGGGCAACATCATGAACGGCTCGGACACGGTGGGGCGCGTCACCGGCTGGGCGGTGGGCTACCGCTGGCCCGACTGGGCGCGCGGCTTTCACGACGCCATGTGCAACCCCGCCACCGAGGAAAACCTGGTGCAGTACTGCAAGACCATCAATGGTCAGCAGGTCATGACCGCCCCGGTGCATTTCACCCAGCTCTACGGCATCATCATCGGGATCATTTTGATTGTCGCCTCGGCCTTCTGGATGCGCTCGCGTCACCCCGGCTGGGCCTTCTGGCAGTTCTGGCTGTGGTACAGCGTGCTGCGGGCCGGCTGGGAAGAAACCTTCCGTCTCAATCCGCTCTCGCCCAACATCTACCTCAACGAGGGCCTCAACAACCCCGGCATCGGGCTGCTGACGCTAACCCAGGTGCTGAGCATTCCGCTGATCCTGCTGTCGATCTACATGCTGTGGCGGGTGCGCCGGCAGCCGGAAGTGCCGTTCGGCGAACCGGCCCCGGCAAGCGCCCAGCGAGTCAAATCGTAG
- the glmU gene encoding bifunctional UDP-N-acetylglucosamine diphosphorylase/glucosamine-1-phosphate N-acetyltransferase GlmU, whose translation MTQPQPNVPSVAHAGPGRPLDVIVLAAGAGTRMRSKLPKMLHEVCGRPMVAWAVKAAQDLGARQIVVVTGHGAEQVEAALQGLNVTFARQSEQLGTGHAFLMGARKLPGGGDVLVLYGDSPMLSRETLQAMRRFHAAEANALTVLTSHLPDASGYGRIVRGEHGEVERIVEQKAASEDELRLTEFNSGVYLMDERAPELAALIGNDNAAQEYYLTDLLSLYRQHGARVAAFCIPDPSEVMGANDRVQLAELARLMQRRINERHMRAGVTLRDPTTTYIEDTVTIAPDVVIEPGAVLRGHSDVASGSSIGAYSSLMDTKIGENVQIRPHSVLDGAVVGEGSDVGPFARLRPGAVLDRGVHVGNFVEIKNSSLERGVKAGHLAYLGDARIGAETNIGAGTITANFDGVNKHRSEIGAGVFIGSNSTLIAPVRIGDAAFVAGGSTVSQDVPEGAMAVGRGVQRNVEGWSRRYWSKVSGEVARKLPWLSGWLSRQS comes from the coding sequence ATGACCCAGCCTCAACCGAATGTTCCTTCCGTGGCCCACGCCGGGCCGGGCCGACCGCTCGACGTGATCGTGCTGGCGGCCGGCGCCGGCACCCGCATGCGCTCCAAGCTTCCCAAGATGCTGCACGAGGTCTGCGGCCGCCCGATGGTCGCCTGGGCCGTCAAGGCCGCCCAGGACCTGGGAGCGCGCCAGATCGTGGTGGTCACCGGCCACGGCGCCGAGCAGGTGGAAGCCGCGCTGCAGGGCCTGAACGTCACCTTTGCCCGCCAGAGCGAGCAGCTCGGCACCGGACACGCCTTTCTGATGGGCGCCCGGAAGCTGCCGGGCGGCGGCGACGTGTTGGTCCTCTACGGCGACAGCCCGATGCTCAGCCGCGAGACCCTGCAGGCCATGCGGCGCTTCCACGCGGCCGAAGCCAACGCGCTCACCGTGCTCACCAGCCACCTGCCCGACGCCAGCGGGTACGGGCGCATCGTGCGCGGCGAGCACGGCGAGGTGGAGCGCATCGTGGAGCAAAAAGCCGCCAGCGAGGACGAGTTGCGCCTCACCGAGTTCAATTCCGGCGTGTACCTGATGGACGAGCGCGCCCCGGAACTCGCCGCCCTGATCGGCAACGACAACGCGGCGCAGGAGTACTACCTCACCGATCTGCTCTCGCTCTACCGCCAGCACGGCGCCCGGGTCGCGGCCTTCTGCATTCCCGATCCCAGCGAGGTGATGGGCGCCAACGACCGGGTGCAGCTCGCCGAACTCGCCCGCCTGATGCAGCGGCGCATCAACGAGCGCCACATGCGCGCCGGGGTGACGCTGCGCGACCCCACCACCACCTACATCGAGGACACGGTGACGATCGCGCCGGACGTGGTGATCGAGCCCGGCGCCGTACTGCGCGGCCACAGCGACGTCGCCTCGGGTAGCTCAATCGGCGCCTACAGCAGCCTCATGGACACCAAAATCGGCGAGAACGTGCAGATCCGGCCGCACAGCGTGCTCGACGGCGCGGTGGTCGGCGAGGGCAGCGACGTGGGGCCGTTCGCGCGGTTGCGGCCCGGCGCGGTGCTGGACAGAGGCGTTCACGTGGGCAACTTCGTGGAGATCAAGAACAGTTCGCTGGAACGCGGCGTCAAGGCCGGGCATCTGGCCTACCTGGGCGACGCCCGGATCGGGGCCGAGACCAACATCGGGGCCGGCACCATCACCGCCAACTTCGACGGCGTGAACAAGCACCGCAGCGAGATCGGGGCCGGGGTGTTCATCGGCAGCAACAGCACCCTGATCGCGCCGGTCCGCATCGGCGACGCGGCGTTTGTGGCGGGCGGCAGCACCGTCAGCCAGGACGTGCCGGAAGGGGCCATGGCGGTGGGGCGCGGCGTGCAGCGCAACGTCGAGGGCTGGAGTCGGCGCTACTGGAGCAAGGTGTCGGGCGAGGTGGCGCGCAAGTTGCCCTGGCTTTCCGGCTGGCTCTCGCGGCAAAGCTGA
- the tatA gene encoding twin-arginine translocase TatA/TatE family subunit, which produces MGPIELILILVVVVLLFGAKKIPEIAKGLGQGIKEFKTTTKEPINPDTTVVVTPRRDSDV; this is translated from the coding sequence ATGGGTCCGATCGAACTGATTCTGATTTTGGTGGTCGTCGTCTTGCTGTTCGGGGCCAAGAAGATTCCTGAAATCGCCAAGGGCCTCGGCCAGGGCATCAAGGAATTCAAGACCACGACCAAAGAGCCGATCAACCCCGACACCACCGTCGTCGTCACGCCGCGCCGCGACAGCGACGTCTAA
- the tatC gene encoding twin-arginine translocase subunit TatC: protein MTKANLDGSAPIFDHLEELRRRILYSLIYLVVGAGFAWTKVPQIILLLKEPLTHTNLYQAGKLQLVATGLTEQLIFSFTIALWAGLALALPFILHQIWLFIAPGLYPNERKYAGPFIVGAGLSFVAGMAFCYYMIVPPMVKFLVDFLNGTVGAIFSIGQYMGQIITLLISFGLCFEIPILAVILTRIGIVNHVMLRKMWKYAFMVCLVLAAIITPTPDPINMSIAAAPLYVLYELGVLLSRIFRVRPEDALESGKLT, encoded by the coding sequence ATGACCAAGGCCAATCTTGACGGCAGCGCGCCGATTTTCGACCACCTCGAAGAACTGCGGCGGCGTATTCTCTACAGCTTGATTTATCTGGTGGTCGGCGCGGGCTTTGCCTGGACCAAGGTGCCGCAGATCATCCTGCTCCTTAAAGAGCCGCTCACCCACACCAACCTCTATCAGGCCGGCAAGTTGCAACTCGTCGCCACCGGCCTGACCGAGCAGCTGATCTTCAGCTTTACCATTGCGCTGTGGGCCGGGCTCGCCCTGGCATTGCCGTTCATCCTGCATCAGATCTGGCTCTTCATCGCGCCGGGCCTCTATCCCAACGAACGCAAATACGCCGGTCCCTTTATCGTGGGCGCCGGGCTGAGCTTTGTCGCCGGCATGGCGTTTTGCTACTACATGATCGTGCCGCCGATGGTCAAGTTTCTGGTGGATTTCCTGAACGGCACCGTCGGAGCGATCTTCTCTATCGGTCAGTACATGGGCCAGATCATCACGCTGCTGATCTCGTTTGGCCTGTGCTTCGAGATTCCCATCCTGGCCGTGATCCTGACCCGCATCGGCATCGTGAACCACGTGATGCTCAGAAAGATGTGGAAGTACGCCTTCATGGTGTGCCTGGTCCTGGCGGCGATCATCACCCCGACGCCCGATCCGATCAACATGAGTATCGCCGCCGCGCCGCTGTACGTGCTCTACGAACTCGGCGTGCTGCTCTCGCGGATCTTCCGGGTGCGGCCCGAGGATGCGCTGGAATCCGGCAAGCTGACCTGA
- a CDS encoding bifunctional 3-deoxy-7-phosphoheptulonate synthase/chorismate mutase: MNHDDFPLHSGAAPSIEDLRAQIDTINDELIRLISQRAQLAAEIGHIKTLEGRPRHYDPAREERQLKYIEEVNPGPFSAAALKSIFKEIFRASLDLEEANDKKQLLVSRQVQKADTVIEIKGVRIGGETPIIIAGPCSIEGEEQMESTASFLAGKGVRILRGGAYKPRTSPYGFQGMGIDGLILGAGAAREQGMLFVTEVMDTRDVEVVSEYADILQIGARNMHNFALLREVGRSGMPVLLKRGFAATIEEWLYAAEYVLAEGNKQVILCERGIRTFEKWTRNTLDLSAVALAKQETHLPVLVDVTHAAGRRDLLIPLAKAALAVGADGLHVEVHPNPATALSDNEQQLDFAGYEAFDAAVRPLMGALSAQP, from the coding sequence ATGAACCACGACGACTTTCCGCTGCACAGCGGCGCCGCGCCGAGCATCGAAGATTTGCGGGCGCAGATCGACACCATCAACGACGAGCTGATCCGCCTCATCTCGCAGCGCGCCCAGCTCGCCGCCGAGATCGGCCACATCAAGACCCTGGAAGGCCGCCCGCGCCACTATGACCCGGCCCGCGAGGAGAGGCAGCTCAAGTACATCGAGGAAGTCAACCCCGGACCGTTTTCGGCGGCGGCCCTCAAGAGCATCTTCAAGGAAATCTTCCGCGCCAGCCTCGACCTCGAGGAAGCCAACGACAAAAAGCAGCTCTTGGTCAGCCGTCAGGTACAGAAAGCCGACACCGTCATCGAGATCAAGGGGGTGCGCATCGGCGGCGAGACGCCCATCATCATCGCCGGGCCGTGCAGCATCGAGGGCGAGGAGCAGATGGAGTCCACCGCCAGCTTCCTGGCCGGCAAGGGCGTGCGGATTCTGCGCGGCGGCGCCTACAAGCCGCGCACCAGCCCCTACGGCTTTCAGGGCATGGGCATCGACGGCCTGATCCTGGGGGCCGGGGCCGCCCGCGAGCAGGGCATGCTGTTCGTCACCGAGGTGATGGACACCCGCGATGTGGAAGTGGTCAGCGAGTACGCCGACATCCTGCAGATCGGGGCCAGGAACATGCACAACTTCGCCCTGCTGCGCGAAGTGGGCAGGAGCGGCATGCCGGTGCTGCTCAAGCGCGGGTTTGCCGCCACCATCGAGGAGTGGCTCTACGCCGCCGAGTACGTGCTGGCCGAGGGTAACAAGCAGGTCATTCTCTGCGAGCGCGGCATTCGCACCTTCGAGAAATGGACCCGCAATACCCTCGACCTCTCGGCGGTGGCGCTCGCCAAGCAGGAAACCCACCTGCCGGTGCTGGTGGACGTGACGCACGCGGCCGGGCGACGCGACCTCCTGATTCCGCTGGCCAAAGCGGCGCTGGCAGTGGGCGCCGACGGCCTGCACGTCGAGGTGCACCCCAACCCTGCCACCGCGTTGTCGGACAACGAGCAGCAGCTCGACTTCGCCGGCTACGAGGCCTTCGATGCCGCCGTGAGGCCGCTGATGGGCGCGTTGAGCGCTCAGCCTTAA
- a CDS encoding RNHCP domain-containing protein: protein MTGRRFTVAGTNTAFTCAHCGLEVWPLSNGSVRNHCPGCLYSLHLDVFPGDRAANCGGLLEPLAVEQHPKKGWMIVHRCQQCGYVGRNKAALDDPRQPDSFEALLAVSARPRG, encoded by the coding sequence ATGACCGGGCGACGCTTTACCGTTGCCGGCACCAACACGGCCTTCACCTGCGCCCACTGCGGCCTGGAAGTCTGGCCGCTCAGCAACGGCTCGGTGCGAAACCACTGTCCCGGCTGCCTCTACAGCCTGCACCTCGACGTGTTTCCCGGCGACCGGGCGGCGAACTGCGGCGGCCTGCTGGAACCGTTGGCCGTGGAGCAGCACCCCAAGAAAGGCTGGATGATCGTGCATCGCTGCCAGCAATGCGGTTATGTCGGGCGCAACAAAGCGGCGCTGGACGATCCGCGCCAGCCCGACAGCTTCGAGGCGCTGCTGGCGGTGTCGGCCCGGCCACGCGGGTAG
- a CDS encoding MBL fold metallo-hydrolase: MGVPGSIASYVFDTGEGLALVDTGPSTTLPALEAGLHRLGATLEDVRHILLTHIHFDHAGAAGTVMARVPQARVYVHERGAAHLASPERLLRSATQIYGDQMGTLWGEMRPIDPARMVALQGGETLTFAGWPQGIKVLYTPGHAVHHVAYHAGDDLYVGDVGGIRIALPQTPRPPTPPPDIDLAAWERSVALLRPVEARRLHLAHFGSYVHHASHWDALIANLHTDASRVGDRLAAGEDLQQITDSFTAELRADLDREAPGLAEKFVVACPPWMGVQGLARYFQRRESRQARP, from the coding sequence ATGGGCGTGCCGGGGAGCATCGCCAGCTACGTCTTCGATACCGGCGAGGGGCTGGCGCTGGTGGACACCGGGCCGAGCACCACCCTCCCGGCGCTGGAAGCGGGACTGCACCGCCTGGGCGCGACCCTGGAGGACGTGCGCCACATTCTGCTGACGCACATCCACTTCGACCACGCGGGCGCGGCCGGCACGGTCATGGCACGCGTGCCGCAGGCGCGGGTCTACGTCCACGAGCGCGGTGCGGCGCATCTGGCGAGCCCCGAGCGGCTCCTGCGCAGCGCCACCCAGATCTACGGCGACCAGATGGGCACGCTGTGGGGTGAGATGCGGCCGATCGATCCGGCCCGGATGGTCGCCTTGCAAGGCGGCGAGACGCTGACCTTCGCCGGGTGGCCGCAGGGCATCAAGGTGCTGTACACGCCGGGCCACGCGGTGCATCACGTCGCCTACCATGCCGGAGACGACCTGTACGTGGGTGACGTGGGCGGCATCCGCATCGCCCTGCCTCAGACGCCCCGGCCGCCCACCCCGCCGCCGGACATCGATCTGGCCGCCTGGGAGCGCAGCGTCGCCCTGCTGCGCCCGGTCGAGGCCCGCCGCCTGCATCTGGCGCACTTCGGCAGCTATGTTCACCACGCCTCTCACTGGGACGCGCTGATCGCCAACCTGCACACCGACGCCTCACGGGTGGGCGACCGGTTGGCGGCCGGCGAAGACCTGCAGCAGATCACCGACTCGTTCACCGCCGAGTTGCGCGCCGATCTGGACCGGGAAGCACCGGGCCTGGCCGAGAAGTTCGTGGTGGCCTGTCCGCCGTGGATGGGCGTGCAGGGCCTGGCCCGCTATTTTCAGCGGCGCGAATCCCGGCAGGCCCGGCCATGA
- the purD gene encoding phosphoribosylamine--glycine ligase yields MKVLVVGGGGREHAIVEALGRAPSVTEVLCSPGNPGMRGQARLVPGEQTSQAVTALAQREAAQLVIVGPEAPLAAGVVDALRAAGIPAFGPTQAAARLEGDKAWSKAFMRRHGIPTARHRSFTDLSEALAYAETQPLPSVIKDAGLRAGKGVTIAHTHEEARAALRSIFEVAGAQAVIEDFMQGQEVTVLAFCDGERAVMMPPSQDHKTIFEGDVGPMTGGMGVICPFPLTATDLQRVQNEILDPALRGMAQEGTPYVGVLYAGLMLTAEGPRVVEFNARFGDPEAEAVLPLLESDLAQIALACTQGALRAGQVQFSTEASAVVILAAPGYPAEPRSGIPLTLPPTGEGEHLFQAGTALRDGQLVTSGGRVLAVQARAATLNQALGRSYRLAEAARFEGAQLRRDIGARIGARPE; encoded by the coding sequence ATGAAGGTGCTGGTCGTCGGCGGCGGCGGGCGTGAGCACGCCATCGTGGAAGCGCTGGGCCGCGCTCCGAGCGTCACGGAAGTGCTGTGCAGCCCGGGCAATCCCGGCATGCGTGGGCAGGCCCGCCTCGTTCCCGGCGAGCAGACGTCGCAGGCCGTCACCGCCCTGGCCCAGCGCGAAGCGGCCCAGCTGGTGATCGTCGGTCCCGAAGCGCCGCTGGCTGCCGGAGTGGTGGACGCCCTGCGAGCCGCGGGCATTCCCGCCTTCGGCCCCACCCAGGCCGCCGCCCGGCTCGAAGGCGACAAGGCCTGGAGCAAGGCGTTCATGCGGCGCCACGGTATTCCCACCGCCCGGCACCGCAGCTTTACCGATTTGTCCGAGGCGCTGGCCTACGCCGAAACTCAGCCGCTGCCCAGCGTAATCAAGGACGCGGGTCTGCGCGCCGGTAAGGGCGTCACCATCGCCCACACACACGAGGAAGCGCGGGCGGCCCTGCGCTCGATCTTCGAAGTGGCCGGGGCTCAGGCGGTGATCGAGGACTTCATGCAGGGCCAGGAGGTCACGGTGCTGGCCTTCTGCGACGGCGAGCGGGCGGTGATGATGCCTCCCTCGCAGGACCACAAGACCATCTTCGAGGGCGACGTCGGCCCGATGACCGGCGGCATGGGCGTGATCTGTCCGTTTCCGCTGACCGCTACCGACCTTCAGCGCGTCCAGAACGAAATTCTGGACCCGGCCCTGCGCGGGATGGCCCAGGAGGGAACGCCCTACGTGGGCGTGCTCTATGCCGGCCTGATGCTGACCGCCGAAGGCCCCAGGGTGGTGGAGTTCAACGCCCGTTTCGGTGACCCCGAGGCCGAGGCGGTGCTGCCACTGCTGGAAAGTGACCTGGCCCAGATCGCCCTGGCCTGCACCCAGGGAGCACTGCGGGCCGGGCAAGTGCAGTTCAGCACTGAAGCCAGCGCCGTGGTGATTCTGGCCGCGCCGGGCTACCCGGCCGAGCCACGCAGCGGCATTCCGCTGACCTTGCCGCCGACCGGCGAGGGCGAGCACCTCTTTCAGGCGGGCACGGCGCTGCGGGACGGGCAACTGGTGACCAGCGGCGGACGGGTGCTGGCGGTGCAGGCCCGCGCCGCGACCCTGAACCAGGCGCTGGGCCGGTCCTACCGGCTGGCCGAGGCGGCCCGTTTCGAGGGTGCGCAACTGCGCCGCGACATTGGTGCCCGCATCGGGGCGCGCCCGGAATAA
- the secG gene encoding preprotein translocase subunit SecG yields the protein MTVLLSVFIALFALICVGLIFFVLLQVPKQAGLSASLASGGDLFGGRGVEGGLIRISSVLGGLFMLLALLINILSR from the coding sequence ATGACCGTGCTGCTGTCTGTGTTTATCGCCCTGTTCGCGCTGATCTGCGTCGGACTGATTTTTTTCGTGCTGCTGCAGGTGCCCAAGCAGGCCGGCCTGTCGGCGAGCCTGGCTTCCGGCGGCGACCTCTTCGGCGGGCGCGGCGTGGAAGGCGGCCTGATCCGCATCTCCAGCGTGCTGGGCGGACTGTTCATGCTGCTGGCCCTGCTGATCAACATCCTCTCGCGCTGA